One Channa argus isolate prfri chromosome 17, Channa argus male v1.0, whole genome shotgun sequence genomic window, CTCAGCAAATCTGTGTACTGCCCATGGATATCACCTGGAATTATATGTTCATCATATGTTTTATTGATACATAATGGAGAAAATTGCTTTTTAGGCATTATAGGATAGAAATGTATGACTAAGTTTAATTTCTTATGTTTCCAGAGTTTACTGTTTCAACTTTATTAATATGCCATTCTGTAATTAGTGGAAACTTTTATGCAAATCTTtaattttgtgtatataaaaaagTGAACACAGGAAACACCCATTTTACAGCACAAGTTTGCATTTATCCCATGAACTTATGCTGTGACAGAGTTAGGCAAAGTCATAAGGgacaaaatatgtacagtaataacGAAAAGCTGCTGTTGACAGGTGCTGGTTCTCACCACAGATCTTAAGTGGAGCCTCCAGCTCTAGCAGGATTGGCTGACTGAGGAAAATCTCTCTGGACTTGATGCAGAGTCCTCGCACCTCCGTCTCTGTCATCTGTACAGTCTTCCCTGGACGACATCCTCGCACTGCGAATCAAAAGTACAGAGACGTCAACAGTCCACTTTGGCTGATCCTTAAATGGAGAAGAGTAAGAAACTGACAATTCAGCATGAAAAAACTGACACAGCGTTCAGAACTAACATGCGTCAGACTCGACTACAAGGAAAATTGGCAGgtatctgtatttttaaatcGTAGGCTACATCGCTATCGTCATTACAAAAAATGCACCAGGTCTGTGTTATAGCCAAATATCATCACTTTGTATATTTCTCAACTTAATGCGAATTACCggcaaaatataaacacatctaAAACCTAATACAGTAAATACTACTTTAGCTGCTGATTACTACTGGTGCTTGTCTGACATGTTCCAATCATGTGTTTTGTCTTGCAGCAGTGCGAATAGAGCTACGgttgtgtttacatttgcattattgTATGTCATTAAAGAGAGCTGACCATTGCTTTGGATTTGCAACTGAGACCAGACGTGCTATTTACTCCAGTCAACACGAGTTGTTATAAACTGGCAACTGCAGGAATGAACAGATTGTTGGCTCAGCTGgaagtgagtgagtgagcgcGTGGAGTGTTGTCTGGAGGACAGTTTCATGTATTAGCTCTGGCTAGAACTGCATGTTATTGAACAATTCCTACAAATACACTAGTATCACCACGGCATTAAATTATAGACACGTGAATTAGTCTACAGTTTTAAGGGTTATTATATTTACGCCGTGTATTTGTACAGTTTTCTACATTCCAGCAGTTCGTTTGCAGATGTTAATTCATACATTTAAGCAGTGGAAGTAGTTCCAGAGTTTAGGATGTTCTACACAAATGGGGGGCGTGTCCCGCCCAGCTACCTGCCGTCATCAGTCGCTCCTTGACGTAACCTGGCAACCACGGGCATTTCACAGTCCTTCCTCGTTTTGTCCATTATGTCTTTACTAAAAAGAAAACCGCACAAATCCAGCCCTGCTGCCCGGACAGTTAACTAGCAGTAACGTTGCGACGTACATCATTGCCTGACGTAGTTAGAGGTCTTTCTGTGACAGGAGCAAGATTTTCTAACAACCTCCAAATTTACGCACATCCCTACAGTAACGTTTATTATCtgtcagatatttaaaaaaacgtcGCTATGACTATGACATCATATCATTTACTGTTGTACTGGAGCAGTAGAGGGTGTAACGCCACCGTTAGCTAATCAACAACAAAACGAAGCTAAAGGTCCAAGAtgaggatttgttttttgaatatcGTGTTCTTGTTGCTGGTTGCAAACGAACGTACTAACCCGTAATGTTTCTCTTAGGACACGCAGAAAGACACAATATCCCAACGCAGCCCTACCTTCCAGTAAACGGGCGATGAGGCTGTCAATGTTCAGCTCGGTTTCCGCCATGTTTTTGATGTCACACAGGCAGGAGAACGTGAGAAACGTGCCCCGAGTGCGGGCTTGAAGGCGCACAGGAGAAGCCACTAACTCAGTAGGTTGGTCAGACACGAAGTTAAGGGTTGTGCAACTCGGCACATACAATTATGTTACTCAGTTCCAATACTACTTATACAGTAcgttaaacttatttttatttaaatgcaaaaatataataaacaaatgcaatATTTATGTATGCTAAAAAATTATGTATAGTTATTTCTTTCATTCAGTCACTCAGGGATCATTATGAGGACTATACAGAACATATAAAAACCGAAAGCTAATGATGGCACCTTAAATTTAATTGTGTCTCAGGCTTTTCATGATGGGTAATGCTAAAAGACTGAGGCCATATGCAACGAATTCATCACCTTCATCGATGGTCTACATAGAAGGCATAAGCTAAATGTACAAACCAATGTACATCATAATTTTATATtgtgcaattttattttattttttgtaaaaacaatgcaaagacaaatgtacaaaaCTTATGAATTCGTGTAGGTCAAATAATTAACACATGGAATATTTAACActacaaatattttacatgtttgaaAAAGTACAGCATATTGCATAATGAAGCAAACTTACATTTAAGTATTACCTCTAATGTGAATGTTGGGCTAGAATTGCCAGTCCAACTGAGAAGTTTTAACTAAGATCCCTGAAAAAAGACTGTGAGATACTAGTATGAAACAGTATGcagatggtaaaaaaaacagactattttctttttaactcaATATTGAATGTTTCAAGCATTTGGCAAATCAAACAGACCCTGAGGATGTCTTAACTGGTGATCAggagtaaagagagagagagagagagtatgaCACACAACAAAGGTTCCCAGAGGGTTTCAATACTGTGGTTATGTGACATGCATTGTAACTGTTCGGCTACCAGTGCGCTCCAGACCCAGATCATTTCAACCGGAAAAGATGAACCAAAACAATAGCTATAAAGAGCTGTTCTGGGTGGTGATAGAATCTAATTTTTGCCCTCTAGTGTTCATACATTGTTTGATGCAACTTTAATGCTTAAATATAACactgaaagtaaaaacaactCTATTAAAAAACTGTTCTTCTCGTTTCtatttctctctccactttgcTTTTCCAACACTGCCTCCAGAAGAGAATAAGCGAGGCCACAATGATACCAGCCAGTAAACTGACCATTCCCACAATCACTGGCACCCATACTGGTATGGAGGCAGGACAGTTGTCTACAGGGATGGCTGGTGTACAACCGGAGCTTGTGGTGTCTGTGCCGGGAGCAGCAGGTGTAGTGGTGGTTAATGGCAGACTTGGTAGGCTGTTGACCTTAGTGAAGATGAAGGGATTGGACTATAGGAAagataaaatggttaaaaatgttaattacaacttTATCAAATGCATCACATCAGGTCCAAAGTATTCaatatcaaataaaatttaaaacatataaaatatatattcatgAAATGGCAGTAATATCTGATACATTTTTGAAACAAGTTACAAAGAATTGTTTtgtcctgattttttttttgttttattttcctctcagTTTATTTCAGGttattttttcagttgtgttcaaactgcttttatttctttttgccatttgcatgatagacttcaattttttctataatttcacttttctttgtttgaaacTTACTGCTGATGTCAAATTAGAATTACCCTCTAAAAACTGCtattgtgggggggggggagaaaaagcACTGCCGATGGTTAAGTTGTGCTCATAAATCAACCCACACACCACAACAACACTTTATCCAACATAAAACATGGAtatgcaaagacacaaaacagacaagTCAGCCTAACAGACTGTTAAAATTCAACactaaataatgaataaaaggaTCTAGTTGAATAATAAAAGCATGAGATGTCAGCAGTTAGATTTCTCTCCGGAATCCAGAAATCTCTGCATGAACTGTACCTCTGAGGGACAGCGAATCTTGGAGCGATCATATGTGAAGTTGTTGTAGGCTTGTTTTCTGCCTAAAGGCTCCAACTGTTAGGAAACAAAGAGagattctgtaaaaaaaaacacttacaaacACCATTCACTCTGCTTTAGTTTGGTCCGCTGCTGCCTATTTCTCACCATGTTATTCCAGAGGGCAATGGCCATCTCAGCATGAGCTTTCTCACTGATGTCAAAGCAGTCGATAGAGAAGAAACTCGGGTCAGCCTCTCCCTTCTGGTGAAGAAGTTAGATTTTCAAAAAGGTTGCATTTGATTACTTGGATGCTTGTTTTTATACATTAGTCTCAATACTTACTCCAATGTGAGGGATGAAGAAATTGCTTAAAAAGGGTTGAAGCACAATGGCAAAGTCTTCTTTTCCATCATAACGATCTCCAGAAATAAGATGCTGAATCTCAGCctaaggaaaaacaaaacaacatagaGGAATaagaaaaaaggcagtgaaccccatttatgaaaatgaatatttgcAAGAGCTTTGACCTGGTATTCGCGGTTGATTCGTTTTATCTCCTCAAGCTCAGGAGAGTTTTCAGATGGGTTGATAACGCAGGGACAGCTGTTCCTGCAAAGCATCAACACATGGATTCAAGACATTCTAGAGTACATAAGTTGGAAAATCACAacttcagtttttcatttttattccattGCCAGAGACGATCACGGAAACGTGTGTTAGCTTACAgaagttgaaaataaaaaagaaatgactgagtaaaaaaaactgtcaaactaaatataaacatgTTGTGCAATTTATTCCTTAGCACTTTATTTTTGCTATTCCTTAACATTTCtcaatttaaaacttttcaaaTATGGAATGTGCTGTTTTTGCTCTGTTGTGATACTATCACTCCTGCTTGCAAAAATCTGAGATTTTCAAATTTCTACCTATAGAAGCTTTAATGAAATCTTAGCTTTAAAATAATCCATCTgtctagtttttgtttgttttatggtaAGAACAATTCAAAGTAGCAGTGCTGTAAACTTTGGATACCATTTGACACAAACCTCTGTAACAGGGAACAGGCCAGCGTGTTCCTCTTCACTGTTTTCAGAGGAACTATCTGCAACATCTCCACAACATTAACCAGCAGCCTCGGTACCTAGAAGCAAAAATATAGAGAAGAGACTCAAAAATATAACCTACAGTAGTTACGCTCACAAAGATGGCAAATTTAATTCACTTTATATAACTTTTGAAGTAACTAACCTCTTTGTAAAATATGTCCAAACCAAGCATAAGATTGTGGCTGTAATTCTTAGGCGAGAGATTATCCTGCAGAAATAGGTTAAGCAGACACAGTAAAATCCTGTAAGGTACAGGAGCAAGTGggtatttttgtaaaatacgTGTATTTTAACCCTCACCTGATCTATGCAATAATTGCAAATATCATTTCTCCCCACAAATATTGTGACGAGTTTCCAGTCGTTTTCAAAATCCACCTCCTGTTTAGagaacatgaaagaaaaagacCTGATTAGTGTTGGGCTGGTAGATAATTATAAAAGCTACTTAGATTTGTGAAAGTTTCACCTTATTTTCCCTCATGGCCTTGATAAGAGCTTGCACCTGTTTTGGAACATCACTGTAACAGAACAAAACCAGGCATAAGATGTTAGAAAAGCTATGTGCTGGTCAAAGGTTTCCTCAGCAGGGGGAACCACAGCGAAAGAAATGCAGACATACGAGGTTTTAGCTCCAGGTACCGCCATGTTAAAGTGCTTCTGTAACGGGGCCTGGCTTCTGGAGAAGCCCTTTAAGGAGGGGTTGAACTTCTTCAAGATATCTGAGGagatagaaacaaaaaatgataGTACCAACTGAGAAACAGTGAAAGATCCTGTATAGCAACAGGCCAAAAGGGTGAACAAATGAAAGTTTCCTCCCCTGATGCATCATAGCTCTATACCTGTGACAATGGCTGCTGGAGCCCATAGTTATACTAATTCCTAATGTGGACGTTAGAAACATGTCTAAGAAACAGCAGGCATTTGTCATCATGCAAGAACAAATTTTATGGTGTAAGAATGTCCAAGTCTCAAATGTGTTTGAGTGCACAAAGATGCCTTTCCTATTATGTTTAGAAATTTATAGTTTCAATCAGATGGATGGCACTCAAGTAGACATGTGTTCCTAAGATGTGATCAACAGTAAAATCAGTGGTATTATCCCTGTTTAGAAAAGGCCTCACTTTAATTgttaaatgtctgtttaaatgaatgtttgatGTCTGTACTAAATATGAATCTTCATGCCAGAAGCTGCATAGGTGGcatcaatgtttttttactgaagAATACAATGCACAATTTAAACACAATGTTACACAGATGACGGAATCTCACTTGGCAGTGTTGTTACGGTCTCCAGGGTATTATCCCCTCCAATGCTGCaggaaaaaccaaacaaacatcaGAACGGTTTGTCAAAATGTGGCAGTTAATGCAAACCTTAGTAACAATGCAGGTGTGTCATACCTCCATGATACTCCTTTATAGTTTTTACTGCGGTCAAATATGTTCTGTGCTTTGGCACCGGTGGCTGCCTGTGAACGGGGAGCAAACAGCACTTAGGATGATACAGGAAACTATGGAGACTTGAACTCTTACtggaaatgtgttaaaaaatgaaactttgcactagagacagagacaatgaGGCAAAGATAGCTCCTACATCAAAGACAAACCCCTGGAACATAAAAGAGATGATCATCACTGATGTGAGCTATCAGCCTGATAACAGTTCATAGTTCAATGACACCAAATGACTTTTATAAACAAGGTTCACAGTGGCTGTTGAATATTACTCTTGAATACATGTTGTGTGTACTGTGCATTTTCTACTCTGCTTTCAGCTCTTTTCTACAGTGCATATAGTTCCTTCAACTTATTGAAAATTAAAGGAACTTACAGTTACAGAGTCTCCCAATGCTGCCACCACCTTTATGTCTGCTGGTCTCAGCTTGTGAACTGCAGACAAAACATAGACAGACATGTAAACCCCAAACATCGTCCCTAGacaatgtaatatttaacaCACTGTACCGTTTTGACAATTAACCTCCTGCATTTAGAAAAAGcttgtttaaaaacaatgtaattaatTTTCACTTGTGAAACTTTTTATACAATGGAGGTGAATTTGTGCAGCTCTTCTGTCACGGGTGATCTGCACATACTTGTATGCACTAGTGTCTTTTATGTCTTATATAAAAAGAGACATTAACTTTATTATTGATTGGATGCTGATAATGAAGAGATGACTCACCTGATGTTGGAACAGTGTGAGATGGAGCAAGGTCCAAACAGGAGAAGTCACTTCCCCAATTCTGGAggtaaaaaagatgaaaaactaaGATGAACCTTCTTCAAATATAGtttacttactttacttacAGGCGTCAATATTATAAGACGGGTGGTATAAAATGGATAAATGGATGTAAATAGTTGAGTGGTTGAAAACTTTGGTGGTCACTGCCCTGGTGTTTGGCATATTGTCTCTTTTTCCCCCAAAAATTCACTTAAATCTGTtgattagttttatatttatatttaattatttaatctacaaaatagaaaaaaaagtgaaaacactgtTGTAACACCCCAAATCCCAAAGATATACCATTTATAGTTGCAtagaacaaagaaacacagcaacTCTTCACAATTAAGAAGCTGGAATTGGAGAAAGAGTGGTGTTTTTCActgataataacaataacaatgaaacatttataGTCTATTAATAAACTTATTAAATTCACtgaggtgtgtgttttctctgatgAACACTAAATGCTTACTGTAACAGGTTCAGGTGTTGGGGGAGGACCAGCGTAGGTGTAGTTGCTGTTCTTATAGGTGCGAATATAAGGTGAGGTCtgtaaacaaacagaagaacctACGTTACATCACGGCAGTCAGAGTTGTCAAAGTATAGGAAGATAACATACGAAACATTAACTCCCAGGCAGGGCAGACTACATCCAGCACTGAAGCCACCAATTGTCTGACTGGCTTAACCACAGTTCTTACCTCGGTTGGACATTTCAGAGTAACGTCAGCATTAAAATCCTGTACTGACGTCTTATTGCCCAGAGGTTCCAGCTATGAGAAAACAGACATAGTCACAGTGACATATCCTATTTATAACTTTGAGATTCAGTAATGTTTCACAATCTGCTTTGAGTAAAACATCAAATTAGACCCTATGTCCAAACCCCTGTTGGAAATGTGATCTGGATGTTCTCCTATACTCATAATCTTGAACTAATACTGCTGTTAAGGTTTGATGCAGCTCTAAAGTAAATCACTAACGATACATTAAGTTAAATACATCCATTTTTGTCCACCAGCTACTGACCATGTTGTTCCAGAGGGAGCGAGCCATCTTTGTCTGGGCTTTCTGGCTGAGATGGAAGCAATCGGCACTGAAGAAGGAGCGATCAGGGCGGCCATCCTGTGGAAAAGGTATCACAAAACTATGATTACTTTTACCAATCAGAACAGTGAGCTACAGAACTATACTTGGAGTATCGTGCAGGCTACTGAAAAATTCACCACAACTGCCTGTTGGAGCCAATGTATTAAACCTGCTTAGATGCAGAATCCAGAATGTTTCCAAATAAGCCtttctgtttaattttgcaATTAAGTTTTGCTTATGTTTTTAgcctttatttatatttactggGAGTTCATCTCTATTTTACAGAAAAGCATTGATCGCATAACTTGCATCATACTCATAACCATGCAGGTAATATTAAGCTGAAGCGGCAATGATGACAGTTGATGCTACTGCTTTCACGTCCAAAATGGTAAAGACAGAGCTTTGTTACTGACCGGCAATCTGGGCACCGTGATTTCCCTGAAGAGAGGCTGGATGACCACAGTGAAGTCTGAGCGAGTGTCGTACCGACTTGACTCCACGAGCTGATGCAATGAAGtcttggggggaaaaaagagagagagagaaacaggtgTCAGTACCTGAGGATCGACTGTtgtttcaagattcaaagaactttattggGCCATAGGGAAATTATGTAATTTACATTCATCGTATAATTTCTTTAGTCTTTTCTACCTGATAGCTTCTATTAAGATCCCCCAGGCTTAGAAGAGCTTTAGACTTGGGTTTTGGCAAGATAACACATGGACACAGGATCCTGGCCATGGATAGGTAACATAGAATTATTATGGTAAGTTATTAGATGATAACTGAGGAACACATTGTCGTCATTTTAGAGTGAATTTAAAAAGACGGAGTAATACTCA contains:
- the LOC137102280 gene encoding phospholipase B1, membrane-associated-like; protein product: MLPQLALIPLLGLTWTTVTGLPCTQMFPSPSPPSKVNSVRPSDVAVLSSIGLHLHSPEQSAVLSRLSELMTLFNPALISRVSDKTNLYAQQFVQHSTLVEQASEVSLSLQNIQDSWKLVLLFVQMEQLCACEQQPNPSVIKTVVKEVDDALQLLHSQLKRTIVSVALWDVENDSFQRRMCPCLKPNGGGETRLLRALLTQALQESLGELLERRRWYSDRDDFTVSLQNTPIADPSSIASGKPLSESKMLQQTDKLMVQMWTNLLQPIVGQQNTKDNGGTITLPCPTEDKPFLRTEGNSPSYNHNTASPVLHPFAGTEMPCKDFSPSASTPTSVHELRPGDIKVVAAVGDSLTAGNGIASSPHNILDVTSQYRGLSWSIGGDGNLTTVTTLPNILKYFNHNLTGFSVGKGKQHTHQAFLNQAVAGAKSKDIPSQVRALVARMKNDSTINFNSDWKVITIFIGGNDLCDHCYNSLLYSVENYVSNVRESLDYLHKEVPRALVNLVESLEIIPLREMHIDNSLKCPTWLVKILCPCVILPKPKSKALLSLGDLNRSYQTSLHQLVESSRYDTRSDFTVVIQPLFREITVPRLPDGRPDRSFFSADCFHLSQKAQTKMARSLWNNMLEPLGNKTSVQDFNADVTLKCPTETSPYIRTYKNSNYTYAGPPPTPEPVTNWGSDFSCLDLAPSHTVPTSVHKLRPADIKVVAALGDSVTAATGAKAQNIFDRSKNYKGVSWSIGGDNTLETVTTLPNILKKFNPSLKGFSRSQAPLQKHFNMAVPGAKTSDVPKQVQALIKAMRENKEVDFENDWKLVTIFVGRNDICNYCIDQDNLSPKNYSHNLMLGLDIFYKEVPRLLVNVVEMLQIVPLKTVKRNTLACSLLQRNSCPCVINPSENSPELEEIKRINREYQAEIQHLISGDRYDGKEDFAIVLQPFLSNFFIPHIGKGEADPSFFSIDCFDISEKAHAEMAIALWNNMLEPLGRKQAYNNFTYDRSKIRCPSESNPFIFTKVNSLPSLPLTTTTPAAPGTDTTSSGCTPAIPVDNCPASIPVWVPVIVGMVSLLAGIIVASLILFWRQCWKSKVEREIETRRTVF